The Opitutaceae bacterium genome includes a window with the following:
- a CDS encoding UDP-N-acetylglucosamine--N-acetylmuramyl-(pentapeptide) pyrophosphoryl-undecaprenol N-acetylglucosamine transferase, whose product MTARHFIIACGGTGGHLSPGIALAEELIKRGHRATLLISQKKVDAKLVEKYPELRFIRVPGAGFSWSPVGFVRFVLSQFRGLFFNLRLVSREKPDAVVGFGGFTTTTIIVAARLRGIPIALHEANRIPGRAIRLLGPLAARVYTPPGVRLPDASMSVLRHIGLPVRSEIRREPREIARQKLGLDAGQPVVAVLGGSQGASPLNQWANENSAALALDGIQLYCVTGMGKAQPEVRRLRSRTGVEVRALFVPFCDQMATLLSAADIAVTRAGAGTLAELTRCATPGILVPFPQAADNHQAANALFFEQQGGGVVVNQNRIADLTREVRELVFNDWLLARLRENLQRMDESHAIDEMLVDLEVMASTPVTPRVKEVRGV is encoded by the coding sequence GTGACCGCGCGGCATTTCATCATCGCGTGTGGTGGCACCGGCGGCCATCTCTCCCCTGGTATTGCCCTTGCCGAGGAATTGATCAAACGCGGGCACCGCGCAACCTTGTTGATCAGCCAGAAGAAAGTGGATGCGAAGCTCGTCGAGAAGTACCCGGAGCTCCGCTTCATCCGCGTACCCGGAGCCGGCTTCTCCTGGTCCCCCGTGGGGTTTGTGCGGTTCGTGCTGTCGCAGTTCCGCGGCCTGTTTTTCAACCTGAGGCTGGTTTCAAGAGAGAAGCCTGATGCCGTGGTTGGCTTTGGTGGTTTCACGACCACGACAATCATTGTGGCCGCGCGCCTGCGCGGCATCCCGATCGCGTTGCACGAGGCGAACCGCATCCCGGGGCGGGCGATCCGCTTGCTTGGGCCACTCGCCGCGCGTGTCTACACTCCTCCGGGTGTTCGCCTGCCGGATGCCTCGATGTCGGTGTTGCGCCATATTGGCCTCCCGGTTCGATCGGAGATACGGCGGGAACCGCGTGAGATCGCGCGCCAGAAACTTGGTCTCGACGCGGGACAACCTGTGGTGGCCGTCCTTGGAGGGAGCCAAGGCGCCAGTCCCCTCAACCAATGGGCGAACGAAAACTCCGCGGCGTTGGCGCTCGACGGAATCCAACTTTACTGCGTGACCGGGATGGGCAAGGCCCAACCCGAGGTGCGACGCCTGCGGTCGAGGACAGGGGTGGAGGTTCGTGCGCTGTTTGTACCGTTCTGCGACCAGATGGCCACCTTGCTGTCGGCGGCGGACATTGCCGTGACCCGGGCCGGCGCCGGCACGCTCGCAGAGCTCACCCGCTGTGCCACTCCGGGGATCCTGGTGCCGTTTCCCCAGGCGGCTGACAATCACCAGGCCGCAAATGCCCTGTTTTTCGAGCAGCAGGGTGGTGGGGTGGTGGTGAACCAAAACCGCATAGCCGACCTCACCCGCGAGGTGCGCGAACTTGTGTTCAACGACTGGCTGTTGGCGAGATTGCGGGAAAACCTCCAACGGATGGACGAGTCCCATGCGATCGACGAGATGCTGGTCGACCTGGAAGTCATGGCGTCGACGCCGGTGACTCCACGTGTGAAGGAGGTGCGCGGCGTATGA
- the murB gene encoding UDP-N-acetylmuramate dehydrogenase, producing MKAPLVLFGREVKRLHCVGLTGMGLGPLAIYLAGRGVSVTGEDDHPNPLMEDALRHAGIRVAATGSLPPGVDLVVISSAVKPTHPTLIQASSEGVEVRRRGEVLAAATADRKLIAICGSHGKTTTTAMLVTALRAASFPFGYILGGLFADKSLAPAAVSDSDWVVAEVDESDGTIERHSPEICVAVNIDWDHPDQYPTYDECLAAFTRLFQRTRSHVLVSGSCASTAEALIRAVLPEGKAQTFGPKGRFKLVSKAQTGNGMKLVLGESFTLPEAHVKAEGEFNALNATAALAAAQLAGAHLEPDLLSGYTGVARRQSRLQGPAGYTVIEDYAHHPAEIRALLSSLRVNLGPGQRLLAVFQPHRYSRTLQFLPQFAEALAGVDWLGLLDVYGAGEAPLEGGTTGDLYAHLRTSYPRLEVNYCGAHTERLLTLLLREAQPGDTVVWVGAGDLDQAARRWVDRLARKDDEEAKWDLLASELRSICSPDTRVRREESLAERTTLRVGGAARVLAEPATEDDVRLLLGRAREHGVAVYWLGRGSNLVVPDFGVDGLVLSLAHSNWQAFTPGADGRVWVGAGLRLKNLCGLAAKAGLQGFEFLEGIPGNVGGALRMNAGAMGGWMFDVVDSVRLLTEDLRIVIRRKEEMKVDYRHCEDLERAVALGAWLKPVRHAQSEAVAAQIDAYREKRQKSQPREPSAGCIFKNPEGDHAGRLIDVTGLKGTKVGGAMVSPVHANFIVNADSATSADVAELVRRVRAAVEKAQGIQLNPEVILFGDDWKNVL from the coding sequence ATGAAGGCTCCACTCGTTCTCTTCGGGAGGGAGGTGAAACGGCTGCACTGTGTCGGCCTTACCGGCATGGGTCTCGGTCCCCTGGCGATCTACCTCGCCGGCCGCGGCGTGAGTGTGACGGGCGAGGACGACCATCCCAATCCGCTGATGGAAGACGCACTCCGGCACGCGGGTATCCGCGTTGCCGCTACGGGCTCACTCCCCCCCGGGGTCGACCTGGTTGTGATCTCTTCGGCCGTGAAGCCGACTCACCCAACCCTGATCCAAGCGTCGAGCGAGGGGGTGGAGGTGCGGAGGCGCGGCGAGGTGTTGGCGGCGGCCACGGCCGATCGGAAGTTGATCGCAATCTGCGGTTCGCACGGGAAAACGACCACCACTGCCATGCTGGTCACGGCGCTGCGCGCGGCGTCATTCCCGTTTGGATACATCTTGGGAGGCCTCTTTGCGGACAAGTCCCTTGCCCCTGCGGCCGTGTCGGACAGCGACTGGGTGGTTGCGGAGGTGGACGAAAGTGACGGAACGATCGAGCGTCACTCGCCGGAAATTTGCGTGGCGGTGAACATCGATTGGGATCATCCGGATCAATATCCGACCTACGACGAATGCCTGGCGGCCTTTACCCGTCTTTTTCAACGGACTCGGAGCCACGTACTCGTGAGCGGATCCTGCGCGAGCACGGCTGAAGCCCTTATTCGCGCCGTCCTGCCTGAAGGCAAGGCCCAGACCTTTGGACCCAAGGGGAGATTCAAACTCGTGTCGAAGGCCCAGACCGGGAACGGCATGAAGCTGGTGCTTGGCGAGTCATTCACCCTGCCCGAAGCCCACGTCAAGGCGGAGGGGGAGTTCAACGCTTTGAATGCGACCGCTGCGCTTGCGGCTGCCCAGTTGGCGGGGGCCCATTTGGAGCCCGATCTGCTTTCAGGTTATACGGGAGTCGCGCGGCGCCAGAGCCGGCTCCAAGGGCCGGCCGGGTACACGGTGATTGAGGACTACGCGCATCATCCCGCGGAGATCCGCGCCCTTCTTTCGAGCCTTCGAGTGAATCTCGGACCGGGCCAGCGTTTGCTGGCGGTGTTTCAGCCCCATCGCTACAGTCGCACCCTTCAGTTTCTTCCCCAGTTTGCCGAGGCGCTTGCAGGGGTGGACTGGCTGGGGCTCCTTGACGTTTATGGAGCTGGCGAAGCGCCCCTTGAGGGCGGAACCACGGGTGACCTGTATGCCCACCTCCGCACTTCCTACCCGCGCCTCGAGGTGAATTACTGTGGTGCCCACACTGAGCGCCTGCTCACTCTCCTGCTTCGGGAGGCGCAGCCTGGCGACACGGTGGTGTGGGTCGGGGCGGGCGACCTCGACCAAGCCGCCCGCCGATGGGTGGACCGTCTGGCCCGTAAGGACGACGAGGAGGCGAAGTGGGACCTCCTGGCTTCGGAGCTAAGGAGTATTTGCAGCCCGGATACACGTGTCCGGCGCGAGGAAAGCCTCGCTGAACGCACGACGCTTCGGGTGGGCGGGGCGGCGCGCGTGCTTGCAGAGCCCGCGACAGAGGATGACGTCCGCCTGCTCCTGGGTCGTGCGCGGGAGCACGGGGTGGCGGTCTACTGGTTGGGGCGTGGCTCGAACCTCGTCGTGCCGGATTTTGGGGTGGACGGCCTCGTGCTGAGCCTGGCCCATTCGAATTGGCAGGCCTTTACGCCCGGAGCTGATGGACGGGTATGGGTGGGCGCTGGCCTGCGCCTGAAGAACCTGTGTGGCCTGGCGGCCAAGGCTGGATTGCAGGGCTTTGAGTTTCTCGAGGGCATTCCTGGAAATGTGGGCGGGGCGTTGCGCATGAACGCCGGGGCCATGGGTGGCTGGATGTTTGACGTTGTCGATTCCGTACGGTTGCTCACCGAAGACCTGCGGATCGTCATTCGGAGGAAAGAGGAGATGAAGGTGGATTACCGCCATTGTGAGGACCTGGAGCGTGCAGTCGCGCTGGGAGCCTGGCTGAAGCCGGTCCGGCACGCCCAGTCGGAGGCCGTGGCGGCGCAGATCGACGCTTATCGCGAGAAACGGCAAAAGAGCCAGCCGCGCGAGCCGAGTGCAGGCTGTATCTTCAAAAACCCGGAGGGCGACCACGCGGGACGCCTCATTGATGTGACCGGCCTCAAGGGGACGAAGGTCGGTGGCGCCATGGTGTCTCCCGTACATGCCAACTTCATTGTCAACGCCGACAGCGCCACCAGTGCGGATGTTGCGGAATTGGTGCGACGGGTGCGGGCTGCAGTGGAAAAGGCGCAGGGGATACAGCTCAATCCGGAGGTGATTCTCTTTGGTGACGATTGGAAAAACGTCCTATGA
- a CDS encoding D-alanine--D-alanine ligase, giving the protein MNDPILAVLAGGTSAEREVSLGSGQACLLALARSHPVQYFEVGADALPPGLDPAKHVVFSTLHGTFGEDGGMQRLLDAAGVAYAGCDAASSELTMDKSRTKAAAAGVGVRVIPEVLFHASGKPDASQLTLKLGNEVVLKPNDQGSSVGLCISETETELARALETVTSGNWLAERRIRGRELSVGVLRGKAMGVVEIRPKSGVYDYTSKYTKGMTEYFAPAPLSEAETAEARSAAEKAFAACGCRDYARVDFILSSSDGLFLLEINTLPGMKETSLLPMSARCVDLDFNALVSELVKPALERFRARRSASQ; this is encoded by the coding sequence ATGAACGACCCTATTCTCGCCGTCCTGGCAGGCGGTACCTCGGCCGAACGTGAAGTTTCCCTTGGCTCCGGCCAGGCGTGCCTGCTGGCGCTCGCCCGCAGCCACCCGGTCCAATACTTCGAGGTTGGCGCCGATGCATTGCCCCCTGGCCTCGATCCGGCGAAGCACGTGGTCTTTTCCACCCTGCATGGGACTTTTGGCGAGGATGGCGGGATGCAGCGCCTGTTGGATGCGGCGGGTGTGGCCTACGCCGGCTGCGATGCGGCGAGCAGCGAGCTGACGATGGACAAGAGCCGGACAAAGGCTGCGGCTGCGGGAGTCGGGGTTCGTGTGATTCCCGAGGTGCTTTTCCATGCATCCGGGAAACCGGACGCTTCGCAACTGACCTTGAAATTGGGCAACGAGGTCGTCCTGAAGCCGAATGACCAGGGCTCGAGCGTGGGGCTGTGTATCAGCGAAACGGAGACAGAGCTCGCGCGCGCCCTAGAGACGGTGACCAGCGGCAACTGGCTCGCCGAGCGCCGCATCCGTGGGCGTGAACTTTCGGTGGGCGTGCTTCGCGGCAAGGCGATGGGCGTTGTCGAGATCCGGCCGAAGTCCGGCGTGTACGACTACACGAGCAAGTATACGAAGGGCATGACGGAGTATTTTGCCCCCGCGCCGCTGAGCGAAGCGGAGACCGCGGAGGCTCGTTCTGCCGCCGAGAAGGCGTTTGCCGCGTGTGGCTGCCGAGACTACGCGCGCGTCGACTTCATACTTTCTTCATCTGACGGATTGTTTTTACTGGAAATAAATACGCTGCCGGGCATGAAGGAAACGAGCCTGCTGCCGATGAGCGCGCGTTGCGTGGATCTGGACTTCAACGCCTTGGTCAGTGAGTTGGTCAAACCCGCATTGGAGCGTTTTCGAGCCCGCAGGTCCGCATCACAATGA
- a CDS encoding FtsQ-type POTRA domain-containing protein, which yields MISPAATPAQPRSWRDIPQDIAPRALSAEGRKRRSWRTLRVVAWSLLGLASLAGGYEIYQTLQEDPSRLKAPVKATPVRAVSMRTDGVLDLAWVKEALALPPGADLMELDLFALRDRLVSHPQVRDAVVTRRFPDTVAVVLNERFPVARVMVQFKDAKPVPYCVARDGVLFEGVNQRKDFLDTLPYLEGVKIKRLAKGLAPLEGMDTVADLLQAARTNAPGLYSKWRVVNTAQLRADGILKIKTTDIPEVIFGTRDNFTRQLAFLDTVIDEVKARSISAPLKSVNLAVGLSANGIQVPVAFEEVPATEDLEPNPLPPASSQRNPVRARDTVWQKPLRPAARRTTAL from the coding sequence ATGATTTCGCCTGCAGCCACCCCTGCCCAGCCACGCTCGTGGCGTGACATTCCGCAGGACATCGCGCCCCGCGCGTTGTCGGCGGAGGGGCGGAAGCGCCGTTCCTGGCGAACCCTTCGGGTCGTCGCCTGGTCGCTGCTTGGTCTCGCGTCGTTGGCGGGTGGATACGAGATCTACCAGACGCTGCAGGAGGACCCGAGCCGGTTGAAGGCGCCCGTGAAGGCGACTCCGGTGCGAGCGGTATCGATGCGCACGGACGGCGTGCTCGACCTCGCGTGGGTGAAGGAGGCGTTGGCCCTGCCTCCCGGGGCCGACCTGATGGAGCTCGATCTCTTTGCGCTCCGGGACCGCCTGGTGTCGCACCCGCAGGTACGCGATGCGGTCGTGACGAGGCGTTTTCCCGACACGGTTGCCGTGGTTCTCAACGAGCGCTTTCCGGTCGCCCGCGTCATGGTCCAATTCAAGGATGCGAAGCCCGTGCCATACTGTGTTGCCCGCGACGGCGTTCTTTTCGAAGGGGTGAACCAGCGTAAGGACTTCCTGGATACGCTTCCCTACCTTGAGGGGGTCAAGATCAAGCGGCTGGCGAAGGGGCTCGCTCCCCTGGAAGGAATGGACACCGTGGCTGACCTCCTCCAGGCGGCACGCACGAACGCCCCCGGGCTCTATTCCAAGTGGCGGGTGGTGAACACCGCCCAGCTCCGGGCCGACGGCATCCTCAAGATCAAGACCACCGACATTCCCGAGGTGATTTTCGGCACACGAGACAATTTCACCCGGCAGCTTGCCTTCCTCGACACCGTCATCGACGAAGTGAAGGCGCGGTCGATTTCAGCGCCGTTGAAGTCGGTAAACCTGGCCGTGGGGCTCTCAGCCAATGGAATCCAGGTGCCGGTCGCGTTTGAGGAAGTGCCCGCCACGGAGGATCTCGAGCCCAATCCACTTCCGCCCGCCTCGTCACAACGCAACCCGGTGCGCGCCCGCGACACAGTCTGGCAGAAACCCCTTCGTCCCGCGGCCCGCCGCACAACCGCCCTTTAA
- the ftsA gene encoding cell division protein FtsA, whose protein sequence is MPSRNSYIGAVEIGTHKVCVFIGEVSNAGSLNIIGFGECQSRGVIKGAVNDFKAASDCTSSAIQSAEHSCGVKIDEVYLAQTGGHLEGFYNEASVNVQAANNMVSQMDIDTVCGLAKAKNLPEGRMVVHNIRRPFRLDGRVVPNPEDLVGQKLDVGYWTVHGSEPKIADNIHVIRGTMRPVGELILSSLASGNMVTSPEERQNGILSIDIGAGTTDFVLYRDGGTYLTGVVPVGGTHLTNDLALGLRLTDGQAEKLKLRFGSGVVRTRDKAEKVWLNGDFAIGDRQFPKHSIEQITSLRVWEIFEVVKKKLGLAFDPERIAAGVVLTGGTAKLPGITEAAAKVFGVPARIGELPMSINERVRDPAYATSLGLLFVGMNKKVEAAVARPRRTFLQKLLQSV, encoded by the coding sequence GTGCCTTCACGCAACTCATACATCGGAGCCGTCGAGATCGGCACCCACAAAGTGTGCGTCTTCATCGGCGAGGTGAGCAATGCCGGCTCCCTCAATATCATCGGATTTGGCGAGTGCCAGTCCCGTGGGGTCATCAAAGGAGCCGTCAACGATTTCAAAGCCGCCAGCGACTGCACAAGCTCCGCGATCCAATCCGCCGAACACAGCTGCGGCGTGAAGATCGATGAGGTTTACCTGGCCCAGACCGGCGGTCACCTGGAGGGCTTCTACAACGAAGCCAGTGTCAACGTCCAGGCGGCCAACAACATGGTCAGTCAGATGGACATTGATACCGTCTGCGGCTTGGCGAAGGCCAAGAATCTCCCCGAAGGCAGGATGGTGGTGCATAATATCCGCCGCCCGTTCCGACTGGATGGCCGCGTGGTCCCGAATCCGGAAGACCTGGTGGGCCAAAAGCTCGATGTCGGCTATTGGACCGTGCATGGCTCTGAACCCAAGATCGCAGACAATATTCATGTGATCCGGGGGACGATGCGACCGGTGGGTGAGTTGATTCTTTCGAGTCTTGCCTCCGGCAACATGGTGACCAGCCCCGAGGAGCGGCAGAACGGCATCCTTTCCATCGACATCGGTGCGGGCACGACGGATTTCGTCCTGTATCGCGACGGGGGGACGTACCTGACCGGCGTTGTCCCGGTCGGCGGCACGCATCTAACCAACGACTTGGCGCTGGGCCTGCGTCTGACCGACGGGCAGGCTGAGAAGCTCAAGCTTCGCTTTGGAAGTGGCGTGGTCCGCACGCGTGACAAGGCAGAGAAGGTCTGGCTCAACGGGGATTTCGCCATCGGCGACCGCCAGTTTCCGAAGCATTCGATCGAGCAGATCACCTCGCTGCGTGTTTGGGAAATCTTTGAAGTGGTGAAGAAGAAGCTCGGCCTTGCCTTCGATCCGGAACGGATTGCGGCCGGTGTCGTGCTCACGGGCGGGACGGCGAAGCTGCCCGGAATCACCGAAGCGGCGGCAAAGGTCTTTGGCGTCCCGGCGCGAATCGGGGAGTTGCCCATGAGCATCAACGAGCGCGTGCGGGATCCCGCCTACGCGACCAGCCTGGGCCTGCTCTTCGTTGGCATGAACAAGAAGGTCGAGGCCGCCGTGGCCCGGCCGAGACGCACCTTCCTCCAGAAACTCCTCCAGTCCGTCTGA
- the ftsZ gene encoding cell division protein FtsZ, with protein sequence MNLSELPLQPEALTDRTIAIKVVGVGGAGSNAVDRLKMDNLDRVQLAVINTDHQALSASPVQEKALIGTGVTRGLGAGGDPELGFSAADADREKIAGIVKGSDLIFLVAGMGGGTGSGAAPIVAEEATQAGALVIAFVTMPFSFEGGRRAKQAEDGLAALRRCCDAVIALPNDVLLQESEEGETVLNSFARADAWIGRGVRSLWSMLFRNGLINLDFATLRQAFVTRGGKTLFGLGSGAGESAVTQALETLKLCPLLHTPEFARKADRLLVNIVGGTDLTLAKVNEIMNAVTDQFGRDSHVIMGAVIDEAFQQQVEICVIGTSDTGARGVRRPSVMPPRRAATAAPTGTTAPLPLPEAPGAPTKHSLPPIPPGFAPTGGSVFPAAASKVAPAQKPAAMPVNQDEFLFGEIESRGYFDKTDRNLFEGQDLDVPTYLRKGIKVTF encoded by the coding sequence ATGAACCTGAGCGAACTTCCCCTGCAGCCCGAGGCGCTTACCGATCGCACAATCGCGATCAAGGTGGTCGGCGTCGGTGGCGCCGGCTCCAATGCGGTCGACCGGCTGAAGATGGACAATCTCGACCGTGTGCAACTCGCGGTCATCAATACCGATCACCAGGCACTGTCGGCCTCTCCCGTGCAGGAGAAGGCATTGATCGGGACGGGTGTGACGCGGGGCCTTGGCGCCGGTGGCGACCCCGAATTGGGTTTTTCCGCAGCGGATGCCGATCGCGAGAAGATCGCGGGTATCGTGAAGGGTTCAGATTTGATCTTTCTCGTTGCCGGCATGGGCGGCGGAACCGGTAGCGGTGCGGCTCCCATTGTGGCAGAAGAAGCGACCCAGGCCGGGGCGCTTGTCATAGCGTTTGTCACGATGCCTTTCAGTTTTGAAGGAGGCAGGCGCGCAAAGCAGGCGGAGGACGGGCTCGCCGCTCTCCGACGCTGCTGCGATGCGGTGATTGCGCTGCCGAATGATGTGCTCCTGCAGGAGAGCGAAGAAGGCGAGACGGTGTTGAACTCGTTTGCGCGTGCGGATGCTTGGATCGGGCGCGGCGTGCGGTCGCTCTGGTCGATGCTGTTCCGGAACGGCCTGATCAACCTGGATTTCGCCACCCTCCGGCAGGCGTTTGTCACGCGTGGCGGCAAGACGCTCTTTGGCCTTGGCTCGGGTGCGGGTGAAAGTGCGGTGACGCAAGCCCTGGAGACCCTGAAACTCTGCCCCTTGCTGCATACGCCGGAGTTTGCACGCAAAGCCGACCGGCTGCTCGTGAACATCGTCGGCGGCACGGATCTCACTCTCGCGAAGGTAAACGAGATCATGAATGCAGTCACTGATCAGTTCGGTCGAGACTCCCATGTCATCATGGGTGCGGTGATCGACGAGGCCTTTCAGCAGCAAGTGGAGATTTGTGTGATCGGGACAAGCGACACCGGAGCTCGTGGCGTTCGTCGTCCGTCCGTGATGCCTCCGCGCAGGGCTGCGACCGCTGCGCCCACGGGAACGACGGCACCTCTTCCGCTTCCCGAGGCCCCAGGTGCGCCAACCAAGCACTCTCTGCCTCCCATCCCGCCAGGGTTCGCGCCTACTGGGGGCAGCGTCTTCCCGGCCGCCGCCTCCAAGGTGGCTCCCGCGCAAAAGCCTGCAGCAATGCCGGTCAACCAGGACGAATTTCTCTTTGGAGAGATCGAGAGCCGCGGCTATTTCGACAAGACGGACCGCAATCTTTTCGAAGGCCAGGACTTGGACGTGCCGACTTATTTGAGGAAAGGGATTAAGGTAACGTTTTAG
- a CDS encoding PEP-CTERM sorting domain-containing protein codes for MTQGGQYFYLDTFFKEGLEAQLLWRTYATLFVSRYGAGNTASGSIDTGTLYYSGIESILTLDGSSVNDYLLASESNFDYSKSYSPVAVPEPATYGLITGLAGLASLLYRRKSHPESA; via the coding sequence ATGACGCAAGGTGGTCAGTACTTCTACCTAGATACCTTTTTTAAGGAGGGGCTGGAGGCTCAACTTCTTTGGAGAACTTATGCAACTTTGTTTGTATCCCGTTACGGCGCGGGGAACACCGCATCCGGGTCGATCGATACTGGTACACTCTATTACTCGGGGATAGAGAGCATTCTCACGCTCGACGGCAGCTCGGTGAACGACTACCTGCTCGCGAGCGAGAGCAATTTCGATTATTCGAAGTCCTATTCGCCTGTTGCCGTGCCGGAGCCGGCAACATACGGGCTCATTACAGGTCTCGCGGGACTTGCCTCGTTGCTATACAGACGGAAATCTCACCCCGAGTCGGCTTGA
- the obgE gene encoding GTPase ObgE — protein sequence MFIDECVIKVQAGDGGRGCISFRREKFEPWGGPNGGDGGRGGDVILEGNDDTNNLVDFKYQPHWKGERGEHGLGSDCHGRDGKPAILKLPLGTVVINEETGKVVAEVLRDKEQTVLCKGGNGGWGNTHFKTSTNRAPRRANPGQPGEGGTYRLVLKSIADIGLVGFPNAGKSSLTNRITRARPKTAAYPFTTLHPQIGVIDFPEKYDRLLLADVPGLIEGASENKGLGHRFLRHIERCAILMFLIDMAGVDGRDPRDDFKTLRAELKLYDPSLLKKPAVVVANKMDLPEAKKNLAAFKRRYKVDIHPISCAEGMGLEELKGLLLKKVRKLRPKVAVS from the coding sequence ATGTTCATAGACGAATGTGTCATCAAAGTTCAGGCCGGCGACGGCGGGCGCGGCTGCATAAGTTTCCGACGTGAAAAGTTTGAGCCCTGGGGCGGTCCCAATGGCGGTGACGGTGGGCGGGGTGGCGACGTCATCCTGGAGGGCAACGACGACACCAACAACCTGGTGGACTTCAAGTACCAGCCGCACTGGAAGGGCGAACGGGGTGAGCATGGCCTGGGTTCGGATTGCCATGGACGCGATGGAAAACCGGCCATCCTCAAGCTTCCGCTTGGCACAGTCGTCATCAATGAAGAGACGGGCAAGGTGGTCGCCGAGGTGCTGCGGGACAAGGAGCAGACCGTCCTGTGCAAGGGCGGGAACGGTGGCTGGGGCAACACGCATTTCAAGACATCAACCAACCGTGCTCCGCGGCGCGCCAATCCCGGCCAGCCAGGCGAAGGTGGCACCTATCGGCTGGTGCTCAAGAGCATTGCTGACATCGGGCTCGTGGGCTTCCCCAATGCAGGCAAGTCATCCCTGACCAACCGAATTACGCGCGCGCGTCCGAAGACCGCCGCCTACCCGTTCACGACGCTTCACCCACAGATCGGGGTGATCGATTTTCCTGAAAAGTACGATCGCTTGTTGCTCGCGGACGTGCCGGGACTCATCGAGGGGGCAAGTGAGAACAAGGGACTTGGGCATCGCTTCCTGCGTCATATCGAACGGTGTGCAATATTGATGTTTCTAATCGACATGGCCGGGGTAGATGGCCGCGATCCGCGGGATGATTTCAAGACCCTTCGCGCCGAACTCAAACTTTATGATCCCTCGCTCCTAAAGAAGCCTGCCGTCGTGGTCGCCAACAAGATGGACCTTCCAGAGGCAAAGAAGAATCTGGCCGCCTTCAAGCGCCGCTATAAGGTAGACATCCATCCGATTTCTTGTGCAGAGGGCATGGGATTAGAGGAACTAAAGGGCCTGCTGCTTAAAAAAGTGCGAAAGCTGAGGCCGAAAGTTGCCGTTTCATGA